The following coding sequences lie in one Danio rerio strain Tuebingen ecotype United States chromosome 25, GRCz12tu, whole genome shotgun sequence genomic window:
- the cplx3a gene encoding complexin-3a, translating into MAFMLKHMIGGQLKDLTGGLEEKPEGEKTEAAAKGMTQEEFEQYQQQLAEEKLERDANFAQKKAERATVRSHFREKYRLPKSELDDTQIQAAADDVELPTELAKMIAEDNQEEEHKQSVLGQITNIQNVDMDQLKEKAQSTLEDLKQTAEKCDVM; encoded by the exons ATGGCTTTTATGTTGAAACACATGATAGGAGGGCAGCTGAAGGATCTTACCGGGGGTCTAGAAGAGAAACCTGAAGGGGAAAAGACTGAAGCTGCGGCGAAAGGAATGACCCAAGAAGAGTTCGAGCAGTACCAACAACAGCTGGCGGAGGAGAA GTTGGAAAGAGATGCCAACTTTGCCCAAAAGAAGGCAGAGCGAGCCACAGTCAGGAGCCACTTCAGAGAAAAATACCGTCTTCCTAAA AGTGAATTGGACGATACTCAAATTCAGGCTGCGGCTGATGACGTAGAGCTGCCCACTGAACTGGCCAAGATGATCGCTGAAGACAACCAAGAAGAAGAACACAAGCAGTCAGTCCTCGGCCAGATCACCAACATTCAGAACGTGGACATGGACCAGCTGAAAGAGAAGGCCCAGTCCACCCTCGAGGACCTGAAACAGACTGCCGAGAAGTGTGATGTCATGTAG
- the mapda gene encoding N6-Methyl-AMP deaminase (The RefSeq protein has 3 substitutions compared to this genomic sequence), whose product MDTEADLFYRQLPKVELHAHLNGSVSFETMEKLIKRKPHLNIEHSMTAIRRGQRRTLDECFQVFKVIHQLVDSEEDILMVAKSVIQEFAADGVKYLELRSTPREVTETGLSKQRYIETVLEAIRQCKQEGVDIDVRFLVAVDRRHGPEVAMQTVKLAEDFLLSSDGTVVGLDLSGDPTVGHGKDLLAALQKAKNCGLKLALHLSEVPSQIDETELLLNLPPDRIGHGTFLHPDVGGSDSLVDKVCKQNIPIEICLTSNVKGQTVPSYDKHHFKYWYNRGHPCVLCTDDKGVFCTDLSQEYQLAASTFGLTKEAVWILSQQAIGYTFAPEPIKQRLEKTWAELKQQILQ is encoded by the exons ATGGACACCGAAGCGGATCTCTTTTATCGCCAGCTACCCAAAGTG GAGCTGCACGCGCATCTCAATGGTTCGGTGAGTTTTGAAACCATGGAGAAGCTGATAAAGCGAAAACCGCATCTAAACATCGAGCACAGCATGACGGCCATCCGCCGCGGACAGCGCCGCACACTGGACGA GTGTTTTCAAGTGTTTAAAGTGATTCATCAGCTGGTTGATTCAGAAGAGGACATTCTAATG GTTGCAAAATCAGTCATTCAAGAGTTTGCGGCAGATGGAGTAAAATACTTGGAGTTGCGTAGCACACCACGAGAAGTGACTGAAACAG GTCTCAGTAAACAAAGATACATTGAAACTGTGCTGGAAGCGATACGGCAATGTAAACAGGAGGGTGTTGACATTGATGTCAG GTTTCTGGTGGCTGTAGACCGCAGACATGGGCCTGAGGTTGCCATGCAAACAGTAAAGCTGGCAGAAGACTTTCTGCTGTCCAGTGATGGGACAGTAGTTGGACTTGACCTAAGTGGAGACCCAACC GTTGGTCATGGAAAAGATTTGCTCGCTGCACTTCAGAAAGCCAAGAATTTTGGTCTAAAGCTGGCACTACATCTTTCAGAG GTTCCTTCTCAGATAGATGAGACAGAGTTGTTGTTGAACCTGCCTCCTGACAGAATCGGCCATGGAACCTTCCTGCATCCTGATGTCGGCGGGTCAGACAGTCTTGTTGACAAAGTCTGCAAACAAAATATTCCCATTG AGATTTGTTTGACCTCTAATGTAAAAGGTCAAACCGTGCCTTCATATGACAAGCATCACTTCAAGTACTGGTATAATCGAAGACATCCGTGTGTTCTCTGC ACGGATGATAAGGGCGTCTTTTGCACGGATCTTTCTCAGGAGTATCAACTGGCCGCCTCCACCTTTGGTTTGACAAAAGAAGCTGTGTGGAGTCTTTCCCAGCAGGCCATTGGTTACACGTTCGCCCCTGAGCCAATCAAACAGCGACTGGAGAAGACATGGGCGGAGCTCAAACAGCAGATTCTCCAATGA
- the cplx3a gene encoding complexin-3a isoform X1, whose product MTQEEFEQYQQQLAEEKLERDANFAQKKAERATVRSHFREKYRLPKSELDDTQIQAAADDVELPTELAKMIAEDNQEEEHKQSVLGQITNIQNVDMDQLKEKAQSTLEDLKQTAEKCDVM is encoded by the exons ATGACCCAAGAAGAGTTCGAGCAGTACCAACAACAGCTGGCGGAGGAGAA GTTGGAAAGAGATGCCAACTTTGCCCAAAAGAAGGCAGAGCGAGCCACAGTCAGGAGCCACTTCAGAGAAAAATACCGTCTTCCTAAA AGTGAATTGGACGATACTCAAATTCAGGCTGCGGCTGATGACGTAGAGCTGCCCACTGAACTGGCCAAGATGATCGCTGAAGACAACCAAGAAGAAGAACACAAGCAGTCAGTCCTCGGCCAGATCACCAACATTCAGAACGTGGACATGGACCAGCTGAAAGAGAAGGCCCAGTCCACCCTCGAGGACCTGAAACAGACTGCCGAGAAGTGTGATGTCATGTAG